The genomic stretch GTCGTTGCGCATCAGGAAGCGCAGGACATCGAGCGTGAGCGGCGAGTCGAGCCGGGCGGCGGGCTGCCGGGGGTCGGCGGGGGTGGGCGACGGCATGACGAACTCCCGTAGCGGTGGGTCGGATTCGAGGGTGGGGGGCCGGGGCACGGTGTGCCCCGGCCGTGGTGCGTGAGGGGTCAGGCGGCGTCGGGCGCCTTCGGCCGGTGCGCGGAGACGGCCTGCTCCTCGACCTCGGAGAGGGCGTAGCTGCCGTTGTCGGCCTGCCCGAGCGATTCGAGGAGCAGCAGGTACGCGGCCTGCCGGGCGCTCGGGGCTTCCCAGAGGTAGGAGGCCCGGTAGCGGACCATGTCGTAGGACTTCGGGTCCTGGATGTCGGCCTCGAACGCGGCGGCGACCTGCGCGAACAGCACGTTCGCGAACTTGGCCTTCGGCAGGGCGGCGGCCAGTTCCGCCGCCGTGGTCTCCTCGCCTTCCTTGGCCCCCAGGAAGCGGGCCACGTCGGTGCTGTCCCGCTTGCTCGCCCACTTGCCGTAGAACTCGGGCAGCTCCAGCAGCACCGTCTGAGCGAAGATGCGGGCCTCTTCGGGCAGGGACTTGCCCTTCACCAGGCGGCTGATGAACTGCTGGCGGGGCCCGGCTGCGGCCTTCCACGCCCGGTTGCAGGCCACCACCCGCGCGCGCTCGGCCGACTTCTGGGCCGCCTGCTCCGCTTCCTCGGCGCTGAGGCGCGGCTTGGGCTGCTTGCGGGCCTTGTGGCCGTGGGCTGCCGGGTCGGCGCAATACCAGACGGGCTGGTTGTCCTCGTTCAGGGTGGCGCAGTGGCCGGGGCAGCCGTGGTGCTTGTCGGCGGTGATCGGGGCCCCGAGCCCGGTGGTGAGGTCGGTCAGTGCCTTGACCGTCTGCTTCTGGTCGTAGGAGAGGTCGGAGGCCAGGGTGACGCCGGACTTCTTGAGGGCGGTGAAGGCGTCCGCGCGGGCCTTGGTGTTGGCTTTCTCTTCGGTGAGAAGGGCGAACACCTGGTCCCAGTGGCCGCGCCCGCCCCGGCCCTCTTCCTGGTCCTTCGCGAGAGCCTTGAGGAGCCGCTGTGTGGCGTTGGGGATGCCTTCGACCTCGGTGAGCTGGGCGGTCTGCTCCAGGTCCATGCCACCGGCCGTGGCCTGCCGCAGCGTCGCGTCATCGAGCCTCTGGGCGGTGCGCAGGTGCTTGACCGCTCCGCGCTTGAGGCCCATCGCCTTCGCGGCCCTGGCCTGGTCCACCTCGTCCATGCCGACGAGGGACAGTTCCTGGGCCTTGAGGGTGTCGCGGGCGTCCATCTCCTGGCGGTGGTCGTTCTCCACCAGGGACAGGAAGCGGGTGTACCCGTCCCTGCCCACCAGGTCGGTACGGACGAACGCCTTGACCGTGCGGACGGGGCGGCCGTCCTGCCCGGCGGTCTCGTTGGCGATCTGAGCGGCCTGCGCGCGCCGCCAGCCCTTGAACACTCCGTAGGTGCCGTCCGGCAGGGGGCGGACGCTGATGGGCTCCTCGACGCCGAGTTCCTTGACGGAGGTGATCAGCTTCTGGTCCGGCTCGGTGTCGTGCTCTCGGGCGTTGTGCTCGTCCCGCACGAGCCGGGAGGCGTCCAGCAGTTCGATGCTCGGGTTGTCCTCTTCCTGCTGCGGGACGGAGGTGTCCGGGGCGGGGGAAAGCGTCGTGCTCATGGGGATCTCTCCTTGTCAGGAACCGCGTCTGCGATGGCGGCGGGGCGTCGAACACCCGGTGACAACATCCATAATAGATGGCCTTGGGGATGCGGCTAGCCCCCCTTTGACCTGCGGTTATATGGCCGGAGCCTGGAGGGGAATTCCGGAACTGCGCCAGAGGTGCTCAGTCCAGGTCGTGGACGAGCAGCCAGTCCGGTCCGGTCAGGACGGTCAGCCGCAGCTCCTCGACCATGTGCCGCAGTGCCTTCCTGTCGGCCGGGTGGGCCACAAGGTTGGACGCGGACAGGAGTTCGCAGGGCTCCAGCGTCTTGCTGCTGGTCCCCAGGATGACGTGAGCGCTGTCGCCGACCATGAACAGATCGAGGCGTGCCTGCTCCGACTCCGGGAGTTCGGCCGCCGGCCTCTGGGCGGCAAGGGCCGAGTCGAGGACCCGATAGGTCTCGGGCGGTTCGATGGTCACACCGAAGACGGCGTACACCGAGTGCTCGGACATGAAAACTCCTGGGTCTGCTCGGCGGCGGGCTGCTTCCGTGGGCGACCTTCGGCGGATGCGGGTCAACGGGCGCGCGGATAAAACGTGTTGGGCGCGGGCGGTGCGGAGGCCTGGTTGCCGCACACCTGGCAGGCGTATGCGTCGGCTCCCCGCACCTGGTAGCGGCCCTCGTGGCGCCAGTCGCAGAAGGTCGGAACGGGCATGGGGTCTCGTCCCCCTGTTCTGGACGTGCGGGTGCTGCGCAGCGGGGCGGGGTCAGAGCCTCACGCGGGTGACCTCGCGGGTGGGCAGGTGGACCCGCAGCACGTCCTCGTGGCCGGGCTCGTCCATGGAAGCGAGCCGGGTCAGCGCACGTGACAGCTGTGGATCGGCGAACATCGCATCCGCCAGCTCCGCCTCCTCCACTGGCACGCAGACGACCTGCGTGCTGGTGTGGCGCAGATCCGGTATCTCCTCGGTGCTCGCGAGGGCCGCGACGAACGGGCTCCAGGTGAGGCCCTCTGTCGCCCGGCGTTCCGTCGGTGTGAAGTACGCGGTCATCGGCGCGGGGCCGTCCCCTTCCTGCTCGGCCACGAACGCAGCGACCCGGTCAACCACGATTTGCCGCAGCGCGTCCTCCGCCGCCGCGAGTCCCTCGATGACCAGCGCCTCCACTTGATCCAGGGGAAGGCTGCGGATCGCTTCGCGCAGCAGGGGGCTTGTCGGCTTGGACAGTAGCGCTGCCAGTTCCACAGGCGTCATGAACGATGCCCTTCCGTGTGGTCGATGCGGGGCGGGGCGCCCTCGGTCATGTCTCTATAATAGATGCTTCCTGTGTGGTGTGAACCCCCTCCTGACCTGCACCTTTGCCGTTGCTGACGCGATCCTCATCCTGAGACGGCGGTCCTCAACGAACCCCGCGCCTCAGCAGGTTCGTCCCCGGGCACGGGGACCGGCACGGGCAGCACGGTGCCCGGCTCGCCCTTCCTGATCCGTCCGCAGCTCTTGAGCCGTCCGGCGTCCCCGCGGACGTGGGCCTCCCGTCGTCGGGCAGGATCAGCACGGCCGCGATCTTGTTGCTGCTGCGGGTGGCGCCGACGACGATGCCGCGTCGCTCGGTGCCGGTGTCCGGGCAGGTCCAGGCCACCCAGGTCGAGATGTTGAAGGGCGTCTGACTGGGGTGCGGGACGCGGTCCGCGGCCATCTGGCGGCGCAGCTTCGCCAGCAGACTGGGCCCGGCCTTGATCTTCGTGACGTCCACGACGGTGCCGCGGCCGTTGACGGCCCGGCGGAACCGGTCCTCGGCGAGGACCTGGTCACGGGTGGCGGCCAGTGCGCCGGCCCACTCGGTGCGCACGGCGGCGCTGTCGGACCCGGTCAGCACGACGCGGGTGCGGTAGCGGCCCTGGGTGAGGCTGATGCGGTGGTCCTGCACATCCCACTGCAACGGGACCCCGGCCGTGGCGAGTTGCCGGTACGCCCACCGTTTCAGGCGGCTGACCGCCCGGTCGGAGGCCTCCCGGAACCGGTAGGTCTGGGTGTAGTTGAACGGGTCCTTCGGGTCGGGGACGCTGGTGATCCACTGGGCGGCGCGCTGGACGTGCCGGTCCCAGTCGCCGGGGAAGCCCTCGGTCCATGCGGCCTCCCGGCTGGTCTCGGGCCGTTCGGTGACGCTGCCGTCCTCTCCGATCCACGCGGACAGGACCAGCACGGTGACGGGCGTGCGGCGCAGCTCCCACTTGGTGCCGTGGAACTCCGGGGCCTGGGGGGTGATGCGGACGCGGTCCCAGTCGGCCGACAGGGAGATCGAGCCGCTCCACCCTGCGGGGTCATGGCAGGCCGCCCACGCCTCGCCGGGGTCGACGTCGACCCAGGGCGCGCGGCTGACCGTGCAGTCGCGGCTCCGGCACACGGTGAACTCGGCGCGCAGTTCGGCAACCAGCGGATCATCGGGGCTGATGACCCTCCACGCATGCATGACGGACTCCCCTCGGACGTACGCAGACACGACGGATGGGCCTCGGCGCCTGGTGGGCGCGGCGGTGGGCGGGTGCGGCGGGCGCCCGGGGGCGGTGCAGGCCGCCGGTTACGCGTGCGGCGGTCGGTCGGCTGTGGGCGGCTGGCCGGTGGCGTCGAGCCGGTGCCGCTCGGCCATCGCGCGGGCGCCGAGTTGGGAGGGTGAGGTCGTGGTCCAGCCGCAGGAGCACGACGACGTGGTGGAGCCGTCGTACAGCTGGTTGCCCTTGCGTTCGCGGCCGTTGCCGGTGTTTCCGGGGCGGTCGTAGGGACGTGACCAGCCGCTCGGCTCGCCGGTGCGGGTCATGTGCTGAGCCTCGGGCGCGCACAGCAGGCGCAAGCCGGCATCCGCCACGGCGGCCACCTGGAACTGGTCCCACTGCGAACCTTCCAGCTGTCCGGCCAAGACGGGGCCGGTGGTGCTGCGCAGCTCGAGGCGGCCGGTGGGCCAGACGCGGGCGGCGGCGCCGGGGATGCTCCAGCCGACCGATCCGTCCCGCAGGCGCGGGATGCCGAGGCGGTGGTCGGGCGTCATCTCCGCAAGCAGCCGCACCGACCCCGTAGGCACAGACGGGTGGCGGTAGTCGGCCGATTCCGGGGCGGCCTGGGCGATGGCGGCCAGCCACGTCGGGGCGAGTGGGTAGGCGTCGGGGTGGAAGGTGAGCAGGGCGGCGCGGTCCCGGCCGGTGCCGGACCGTACGGCGGCCCGGATGAAGTCGCTGTGCTGGGCGTAGCGGCGGACGACAACACGCCCGCGGCCGGTGGCGAACCAGGTGCCTTCGCGGTCGGCGAGTCCGGACAGATCCGCGGCGGCGAGCAGGGGCATGAGGTCGGACACGACGGGGACCTTTCGGGCGCAGCTCAGGTGCGGGCGGGACACACCTGGGCGGAGTGCCAGGTGAACGTGCGACCGGAGAGCATTCCGTGCGCGGGGCAACCCGGAGAAAGCACGTAGCCACGGCACGGGAGCGGGGTGCAGATACAGCTGGGGTGCGGGTCCAGGTGGAGGTGCTCGCTGGGCTCGGGCTCGGGGAACACGGTCTCTCCTTGGGTACGGCGGGCGGCGGGGTGTTTTCCCTGCCCGGCCGGGTCAGGGGGCGGTGTGCTTGCGCAGCTCGGCGAGCGCCACGAGGTGCGCTGTCTCGACTGGCGGTCCGGGCCGTCGC from Streptomyces sp. NBC_01571 encodes the following:
- a CDS encoding ParB N-terminal domain-containing protein gives rise to the protein MSTTLSPAPDTSVPQQEEDNPSIELLDASRLVRDEHNAREHDTEPDQKLITSVKELGVEEPISVRPLPDGTYGVFKGWRRAQAAQIANETAGQDGRPVRTVKAFVRTDLVGRDGYTRFLSLVENDHRQEMDARDTLKAQELSLVGMDEVDQARAAKAMGLKRGAVKHLRTAQRLDDATLRQATAGGMDLEQTAQLTEVEGIPNATQRLLKALAKDQEEGRGGRGHWDQVFALLTEEKANTKARADAFTALKKSGVTLASDLSYDQKQTVKALTDLTTGLGAPITADKHHGCPGHCATLNEDNQPVWYCADPAAHGHKARKQPKPRLSAEEAEQAAQKSAERARVVACNRAWKAAAGPRQQFISRLVKGKSLPEEARIFAQTVLLELPEFYGKWASKRDSTDVARFLGAKEGEETTAAELAAALPKAKFANVLFAQVAAAFEADIQDPKSYDMVRYRASYLWEAPSARQAAYLLLLESLGQADNGSYALSEVEEQAVSAHRPKAPDAA